The genomic stretch TGTCCGAGCAGCAGGCCGATCACCGCGGCGCGCAGGCGGATATCCCACTGGGCCTGCGCGTGGGTCGAGAACCAGCGGGTCAGGGGAGGCCAGTCGTAGTGACGGTCGCCCACGGCGTGGGCGCTCTCGGCGCTGATGAGCCGATCGCGGTGCAGGCGGAAGGTGTGGATCTCGAAGTCGTGCGAGCTCGGGTCGGCGTTGAGCTCGTCGAGGTACGACGAGCGCAGCGAGAGGTCGCGCGCTTGATGGTGCGGCGTGTAGGGGGCGAGAAAGCCTGCGCCCTGATGCGGGCTGGCCAGGCAGAAGAGGCGGGCCACACGCAATCCGCGCGGGCGCAGATGGCGGGCGGCTTCGCGGGTGACGATACCGCCCATCGAGTGGGCGATGACGTCGACCTTGCCGTCGCCCAGCGCGTACAGCGGCTCCGCGCGAGCGGCGAGGCGGTCGCCTTGAACACGGATGGGCAGGACGGGGTGACATGCCTGGCTGA from Pseudomonadota bacterium encodes the following:
- a CDS encoding alpha/beta fold hydrolase, with the protein product MRTEPAPSKPAAHLLRFDAHTPPTLDEARHALTAWAQAPTPLPRPVIIHPGFMMPAFALDGFRRTIAACATDTQGRVISQACHPVLPIRVQGDRLAARAEPLYALGDGKVDVIAHSMGGIVTREAARHLRPRGLRVARLFCLASPHQGAGFLAPYTPHHQARDLSLRSSYLDELNADPSSHDFEIHTFRLHRDRLISAESAHAVGDRHYDWPPLTRWFSTHAQAQWDIRLRAAVIGLLLG